GTGTCGGTGATGCCCTGGGTGGCCTTGTAGATGAAGTGATCTTTGTATTCGCCGGGAGCCTGGGCGCCGGCGGTGGAGGTGTACTTCCAGTAGTAGTACGAAAACCCGTTGCGCTGCAGTTCCAGGTATCCGTCCTTGATCACTGCGGCGTGTGGATACCACCCGGTACCGTCCTCGGCGGCGTACACCGTCGCGCTGGTCACGCCGGCGGGCAGCGGCAGCCGGATGGTCACCGCCTCTTTGAAGGTCACGTCGTGCGGCTCGATCTGGTAGACCGGGCTGTCCGGAGCGGCGTCCACGCCGCTGGGCTGCGCCATGCCGGAGACGCGGGTGATGGCGATGGCGGTGGGGCGCGTCAGCGCGCCGGCCGGCACCGTCACCGTAGCGCCGTCCGGGCCGCTCACCGTGCCGCCGTCGGCGGTAATCACGGTAGAAGGAGGCGTCTGGGTGCCGGCACAGCCGCTCAGGTTCAGCGCGAGCAGGCCGGTGGCCGCGAGGGTCAAGCTGCGAATCGTCGTGTAAATAAGGTTCACCTCGGTCTTGGTGTGGCGTGGGCATCACTCGGTGTGATGGCACAGCCCATCTCCCGATCTTGGCTGAGGCGTTCTTACAAAGCCTGCACACGTCCCGCATAGCAACTCCTCGGATAGAAACGACTGGATGGTCGTAAATGCCGCTCTGCATGCGTACGGCGGTCATTGCCATCCAATACGAGGGCAATGTGATTCCAGGCATGTAGGCAGGATGGGAACCTTCATCCGGCCATCACACCGATGTTCTAAGACCTTGAGAAGCGTTACCCTCCCTTCGCACGGGGTCAAAGTCTGCTCAAGTAGAGGGCTGCCCCAGCAGAGCGGGCTGGGCAGTTGACCACCCAATCAGCCTGGCCTGTCACTCCAGGGATTGGGCTTGAAGGCGGTGGGCCGTTCACTGCTCTGTCCAGACCGAATTCGCCAGTACGCGATGGTGTGCCAGCGTGGACTTTGTGCGGTGTGGCGCACCATGCAGGACCCGCACCTACGACCGCTGGGCGGAGTACTTGCAGACATGTCCGCCACACCAGACTCCGTCCCAGACGGGGGGTTTTTTTGAGACAGACGACACCGGGTTCGTTCCGCGCGGCCAACCGGGAAGACCGGCAGGGATGCACCTGCGGCAGCACGTTGAAAAACCTCTGATGCGGGTCAAGTCTTTAGGGCAGAGCACCGGCCGGGCACCGTCCAGCGGTAGGCCTGCGGGAAGATCACCCGGATGACTGCCCTGATCACCGATCTGCACCGGGGCGCTACAGTCAGGCCCTATGACCCTTGATCCTGCAGACGGCCGCAGCACCACACTGGGGAATTTTGATGGCCGCGTCGCTCTGGTCACGGGCGCTGGGGGCGGGATAGGCAGGGCCACCGCACGCGCGCTGGCTGAGGCGGGCGCAGTGGTGGTCGTTGCGGATCTGGACGAGGCGGGAGAGGATACGGCCCATACCATCCGTACCGAGGGGGGAACGGCCCTGTTCATCGGCTGCGATGTCTCGGTCCCCGAACAGGTCAGCGCCCTGCTGGAGCGGACGGTAGCGAGCTTTGGCCGTCTCGACGTTCTGATCAACAATGCGGGCATCTCGGGAGGAGCACAGCGCCTGCATGAACTGGAGGTCGACGCCTGGGACCGCGTGATGGCGGTCAATCTCCGCGGTCCCTTTCTGTGCGCCAAGTACGCCCTCCCCCACCTGATGGAACGGAGGGGCAGCATGGTCAACGTCGCTTCCACCTACGGTCTGATCGGCGCACCCCAGGCACCCGCCTACTGCGCTTCCAAGGGCGGGTTGGTCAACCTGACCCGACAGCTTGCGGTGGATTACGGTCCCAGTGGCGTCCGCGTGAATGCCGTGTGCCCGGGCTATGTGGATACCGACATGGGCGGTCAGCGTGCCCGCCTGGGTCCCGAGCAGGCAGCGGCGGCGCTGCAACGGCGCGAGAGCAATGCCGCCCGCCAGCCCCTCGGCCGCCAGGCCCACGTGGACGAGGTGGCCCGTGTGGCGGTCTTCCTGGCCTCAGACGCGAGTTCCTTCATGACCGGTTCCATCGTCACTGTGGACGGAGGCTGTACCTCCACTTTCAACTACAACCAGTGACCCGGCTGCAGCGGAGA
This is a stretch of genomic DNA from Deinococcus aerophilus. It encodes these proteins:
- a CDS encoding SDR family NAD(P)-dependent oxidoreductase, with the translated sequence MTLDPADGRSTTLGNFDGRVALVTGAGGGIGRATARALAEAGAVVVVADLDEAGEDTAHTIRTEGGTALFIGCDVSVPEQVSALLERTVASFGRLDVLINNAGISGGAQRLHELEVDAWDRVMAVNLRGPFLCAKYALPHLMERRGSMVNVASTYGLIGAPQAPAYCASKGGLVNLTRQLAVDYGPSGVRVNAVCPGYVDTDMGGQRARLGPEQAAAALQRRESNAARQPLGRQAHVDEVARVAVFLASDASSFMTGSIVTVDGGCTSTFNYNQ